A stretch of the Sneathiella limimaris genome encodes the following:
- a CDS encoding GFA family protein — protein MGKHSGGCLCGAVRFEIEGDFDAFFLCHCGRCRKDTGSSNAANLFASGAALTWLQGRDQTNLYQVADTRHAKCFCKTCGSAVPIEHEAAGLIVVPAGALETDIPIRPTAHICMSSRANWDDTLEELPKMDGMPG, from the coding sequence ATGGGAAAACATTCCGGGGGATGCTTGTGCGGGGCCGTGCGCTTTGAGATAGAGGGCGACTTTGATGCCTTTTTTCTCTGCCATTGTGGTCGCTGCCGAAAAGATACGGGATCGTCCAATGCGGCCAACCTCTTCGCATCGGGTGCCGCCTTGACCTGGCTTCAGGGGAGGGATCAAACAAATCTCTACCAGGTGGCGGATACCCGCCACGCCAAGTGTTTTTGCAAAACCTGCGGATCAGCCGTTCCCATTGAGCATGAAGCCGCTGGACTTATTGTCGTTCCGGCAGGGGCTCTTGAGACGGATATTCCCATCCGGCCAACGGCCCATATTTGTATGTCCAGCCGAGCCAATTGGGATGATACATTGGAAGAACTTCCCAAAATGGACGGTATGCCGGGCTAG
- the serB gene encoding phosphoserine phosphatase SerB, protein MNSVLTLVADPANPSSFPNTIAAVKARLQALGIMDLKETWLKQDFALDLEFDGTLAKDDIQEAADACDFCLQGTEDRRKKLLLADMDSTIITVECIDELADFAGIKEQVSAITEQAMRGELDFNEAFIARVGMLKGLPENVLEKTFEERVRLTPGARTLIQTVKKQNGTYTALVSGGFTYFTGKVRALTGFDMDDANELVFEGGKLTGKAKEPIVNSETKLENLKRLTKELGLTPSQTLAVGDGANDIPMIEAAGLGIAFHAKPKAQAAANAAIRHGDLTVLLYYQGYKAEEFVDS, encoded by the coding sequence ATGAATTCTGTACTGACGCTTGTCGCGGATCCTGCAAATCCGTCTTCCTTTCCTAACACAATCGCCGCAGTCAAAGCCAGACTGCAAGCGCTGGGCATCATGGATCTGAAAGAAACCTGGCTAAAGCAGGACTTTGCCCTCGATCTGGAATTTGACGGCACCCTTGCCAAGGACGACATTCAGGAAGCCGCAGACGCTTGTGACTTCTGCCTGCAAGGCACAGAGGACCGGCGCAAAAAACTGCTGCTCGCCGATATGGACAGCACTATCATCACCGTGGAATGCATTGACGAGCTGGCCGATTTTGCCGGCATCAAGGAACAAGTCTCCGCCATTACGGAACAGGCCATGCGGGGCGAACTGGATTTCAACGAAGCCTTTATCGCCCGCGTCGGCATGCTGAAAGGCCTGCCTGAAAACGTCCTTGAAAAAACCTTTGAGGAGCGGGTCAGACTGACCCCAGGCGCACGCACCCTGATCCAGACCGTGAAGAAACAAAACGGCACCTACACCGCCCTCGTCTCCGGCGGCTTTACCTACTTTACCGGAAAGGTCCGGGCGCTCACTGGGTTCGATATGGATGATGCGAACGAACTGGTGTTTGAGGGGGGCAAGCTCACCGGTAAGGCAAAAGAGCCAATCGTCAATTCAGAAACCAAGCTTGAAAACCTCAAGCGCCTGACGAAGGAACTCGGCCTCACCCCTTCCCAGACCCTCGCCGTTGGAGATGGCGCCAATGACATTCCGATGATCGAGGCGGCCGGCCTCGGCATTGCTTTTCACGCCAAACCCAAAGCCCAAGCCGCCGCCAACGCCGCCATCCGCCACGGCGATCTGACGGTGCTGCTCTATTATCAGGGTTATAAGGCTGAAGAATTTGTGGACAGCTAA